Genomic window (Tripterygium wilfordii isolate XIE 37 chromosome 11, ASM1340144v1, whole genome shotgun sequence):
AAGAATCAGCTAGTTCTGGTGACTGGGTTGATAAGGTCATGGTGAACAAACTTGATAGTTTGAGTAGAGTAGAAAATCTGGACGGACACTGGGAAGGACTTGATAACAGACAGTTACCTGAGACGTTTTATCAGAGTGTCATGCTAGATTCTTCGAAGATATATCCAGAACAACCCTATAATAGATACATGATGACCAAAAAAGACAACCAAGACTATGATGCACAACAAAATCGGTATGAGACGGCCAGCACCGACGATGAGCTTGAAGCTGCAACTCGCGATTGTTCTGAGCCAGACTATCTTTGGCAGTCCAATCTTCCTCGACCTAGTAGCCTGGCTAATGGGTCTGGACCTAAGACAAAAAAGAGTAATCTAAGGGCACCAAAGGTCATCGAAACCCGGTAATTATCTGATTACTGCATTTGCTTGTGCTTTATTGATGCATACACGTATCTCTTGTACTTGAGTATTCATTTGATCTTAGAAACTGAAAGTGTAGGGGCTATAACATCTATCATTTCTATTGTTTTGATTATTCCTCAACAGCCTGTCATTTATAACCTTTTTTCTGATGGGACACTAtgaacatttttcaaaaaaacaggAGTTCGATTCCATCGTTGATTCCTCAGCCGTCACGCAAACTACCCAACGGGGTTAGTCAACCTTCACTCAATACAGAAAACAAGCAAGTTCCTCTAGGTGGGAAGAGGAGAGTTGGACATGCCAAGTGATGAGTAATTTTTATAATACTCCAGAAAGTGatgaccttttttttcttcttaatttttttttgttcttttggtttCCTCTTGTGTATCTATGATTTAGTTGTAGATAGAAAGAATGAGCGAGGGAGAGAAAGTGAGAGAGGAAAGTGGCAACAATTCTGGTTGTCTTAGTTTTTCTCAGGTGGTGATCATATGGGATATATTTGGTGGGAATTACTGATTTTTTTGAGCTTGTTTATAAGGGTGTGTTGATTCTTGTGATTCTATTTTCTTTCCCATGTTtacaaaagaaggaaagaaagaaaagaagttcaaagtgaaaggaaattttttttggagaagTTGAAGCAGTAGTTCTCTCTATTATGTTGTGTTGTAGTTGTTCATTTTCTATCGTTGTTGTTTCGGTTGTCTTCTATTACATAGATGTGCATGCATATAGCCATATACATGTCATGAGTGTATGCATACATGTAATGGAACCAACACCTAGCTTGTCAATCTCTCGGATCAAATTATATGGATTTGAGAggttttgaatttaatttctaTCGGAAGCAAGCATGATTTTGACCCAACTTCTGCACGCGGTTCggatttaaatttatatttaatgtCTAAATGATTAAATTTTTATAGTATCAttaaaggttaaaaaaaaaaaaccaactcaGGTGGGCCCGGCCCAATAACATCCACTTGCGCGTGGGGTGCAATGTCACGACGTTTCCAGCTGGGGTCCCTAGAGAAGAAATGGCTATGAGTGGCTGATATGGGTCCTACCATCACATGGCCATGTCAAcattgtatttctttttctttttccttttaatttctttgtttaAGAAATACCCACaaatttaaaaagaagaaaacatccCCACGATTGTCAAATCCATTTGATTTGATACACAAAGGCTGTTTGAATTTGATTGGAGATTTTATACCTTATTGCGTGATGACCATATGGCCCTCTTAAATCCTTACATTGACCCAtacatctttttatttttctttttatatcacCCGTTCCATAgagattattttgttttttttaatatcaacttataaaattgtgaaaaataaatGTGTTTGGAGAAATTTATAACTGATGCTAATTTATAAGTTTATGTCACGTAAACGTAAGCTGCGTTATCATGATTGATTGATGGGCGgacatattaatatttataattatatctaaattttgcaatatatatatatatatatatggggttCGTTTGTTTACCTTTGTTGCAATCCAGCTGGTATTGACTTTGTGATCCTGATTACTTGAGTCTTGGCATGCAATTAGGGCAACAAACAACCCACTCAAACAATTCATTTCATGTTTTCTCATAATTGGATCTTAGTGGGATAtattataatttcttattaattctttttcttttttgttttaataaagTTGGATCCTAGATGGTTACAGGATGTCAAAGTCGGGCTCTCTAGTTTTCataaaatattaagaaaaaaaagacgTTATATGTTGTTGTTCTCTATTTGTCTGATtattaattctctctctctctctttttaaatATTGATTAACCTACTTAACCCTTGACAAATGCCAACCAATTAGCAGAAATAGAGAAGGCATACTCTGTATCTGATAATTGTTGTGACCTCAAAATCATCTAATTAATACCTAAAGAGCCTTTTTAGATTgagaaaaaataacaataatattgGATGCAAAATATCAAaagatttcaaaattttgaaacaataatacctttattttcatgtatttgAGTTATTTTATCGTCTGCTTTGATTTCACGGTTCTGTAAAATATATACAGAAGTTGTTTATGAATTAGAATGAGAACCCCATTTTGTCTGGACCAATCTAACATCAATAACTCGACCCCTACTACATATAGGGAGTTTTAGACAAGTTTACTTGGACACACCAtttttattctaaataaaaacagtaatttttttaccaaaatataatttgatcaaacaggaaaaaaaattaaaagaatttagaaaaaaagaaaaagaaaaatggaaggaCTTCATCGTAATCTCAGTCGACTCCCTAAAATAATGACGAAGATTGGGATTAGGACATAAAAGTCATTATCGAAGACTTTGCTCATCGAAAACCCCGcgtctctctctcgctctctctctagatttttcTTCCAATCAAATCGAATCACAGAGAAGGGTTTGTTCCTTGTCTTGAGAGTTAAGGAGTCGAGGAGCTTCTGGATGAGGTAATCGTCAATGCTCGATCTGTTGTTGTCTATGCATGTTTCGATTGTGAGTTTTAGGGTTTCACATTGGCCaaattgttcctttttttttgttgttagtTTTTTGCTGCATTCGGAGGTAGATGTGTGAAATGGGGAACTCAGTTTGTGTGGATTTGGTTGGATTGGTTAGGCGTCGAAGTTCAGTTGTGGAAGAGCATTTTAAGGGGTTTCGTTTCAGATGGTTGTTTAAGCTTTAGTACTGCTTAGTGTAGAGTGTACTTTCTATCTCAGTGAGTTCTTATTGGGAATGATCAGATCGGCCTGTTGAATTGAGGTGGTAAAATCACTAAAATGTTTGGTAGGGCGAAAACTAAGCATTGCACGAgtcttgtttcttttcttttggatatTTTACCCGTCATTTGATTATttcttgataatttttttaggtAGTTTTAGCGTATGCTTTAATTCTTATATGATAGATATATTGTTAAACAAACTTTTGGTTAATTTTGGAGCATTTACACTTTAGCTGATTGAATTATTGCAAAAGTTGTTGTTTGGTAATTTCAACGGGGATTAAGGATGTTGGGCCCTCATTCTGCTTTTCTTTGTGCAAAAGTTTCCTTCAAGTAATTTCAGTGGGGAATTGAGGATATTTATGGCCTGAATTGATGATTATGTGACTTTATCTACTTTATTGTTCAGATTTACGAATTTGGACATGTCTAGACCGAAACTAGAATGAGCCAGGCTGAAGTATCAAGGATGAAGCCTCCTCTTGTTCCGCTTGCGACCTTGATCGGTCGTGAGATGAGAAATGAGAAGGTTGAAAAACCTTTCATTAAATTTGGACAGGCTGGTTTGGCGAAGAAAGGAGAGGATTACTTTTTGATCAAAGTTGACTGTCAGAGGATTCCAGGCAACCCTTCCACTTCATTTTCTGTCTTTGCGGTACTGTTTCTTGTATACACTTCTTGATGAGCATGTTTTAAATACCTATCTtcatgttatcacaaagaaaaataaactttGATCGTTCTCCTAGAGTAAATTTACACTCAATGTCTTTCTTTTGTAACAGAGAGTTCTGCGATCTATTTTCCTttgaattttgttctttttaatgcTCATCTGGATTCTTATTGCAGATTCTTGATGGTCATAATGGTATATCGGCTGCTATCTTTGTGAAGGAGAATTTACTTAGTAATGTCTTGAGTGCCATTCCCCAGGGCATTAGTAGGGAAAAATGGCTTCAAGCTCTACCTCGGGCACTAGTTGCGGGTTTTGTCAAAACTGATATAGAGTTTCAGCAAAAAGGCATGTCACATAAAAGACAATGTTATGCTTGGAATCTACTTCACATTTCTTTTACGGGCTTTTATATTAGTTTAATGCAAATTTCAGGGGAAACTTCTGGGACAACAGTGACGTTTGTTGTGATTGATGGGTGGACTGTAACTGTTGCTTCTGTGGGGGATTCTCGATGCATATTGGACACACAGGGTGGTGTGGTTTCTCTTTTGACTGTTGATCACAGACTAGAAGAGAATGCAGAAGAGAGGGAACGTGTCACTGCTAGTGGGGGTGAAGTAGGAAGGCTCAATGTTTTTGGGGGCAGTGAGGTTTGTCAATGTTTTGTTTTTCGTTTATGCTACTACTGTTGAAAGGTGTTGTTTCATCTATATGTGTATGAATTCAATTTATGAACGTTTTTTTAACACTGCTGTGGGCGTGGTTTTAGGTTGGCCCTCTCCGGTGCTGGCCTGGTGGATTATGCCTTTCAAGGTCAATTGGTGACCCGGACGTGGGAGAGTTCATTGTTCCAATACCACATGTTAAACAAGTAAAGGTGAGATTGTATCTCAAATAGATGATGcatttttacttatttttctgCCCACTACATTCTCATGCTAGATAGTTCCTTTCGTTTAGCTTTCAAATGCTGGAGGAAGGCTTATTATTGCTTCAGATGGCATCTGGGATACTCTATCCTCTGATGTGGCTGCCAAGTCTTGTCGGGGTTTACCTGCTGAGCTTGCTGCAAAGCTGGTAGTTAAGGTGGTGTCTAGTTTGGCTTCCCTGTAAAATTCATAGATTACATTTCTAATTGTTTTATCATATTAATACTgcttatttttctatgttttaGGAGGCTCTAAGATCAAGGGGCCTGAAGGATGATACAACCTGCCTGGTTGTTGACATAATACCATCTGATTATCTTGTTTTACCTGCGACACCGAGGAAAAAACAGAATGTGTTTAGTTCACTTATTTTTGGGAAAAGGCCTCAGAAATctttaaataaaacaaataagatGTCTGCGGTTGGTGTCGTGGAGGAGCTGTTTGAGGAGGGCTCCGCCATTCTTGTGGAAAGGTTTGTTTTTCATACATATCTTTGATGTCAAAAGGCTTTGAGTTTTCttgcataacttttttttttctgaaaaaagaaagaaagaaatatagtTTGAATGAGAGCCATAAGCTTTCAATATAAGACTCATGTTTGCCACAAGGAAAACTTTTGATGTTCCCTTGTTTAGTAGCTAAAAGAAATAGTTGGTTGACTCCTAATGGTTTACTTGTATACAATTTTTTgagcaagaaaaaagaaaatgtttatTATGTACAATCAGCCACCCTTTCGATTAATTGTTGAGCCTAATTGGCCAACTAAGGTCATAAAATGCATGCCTTCTTTGGATGTTGACAtgaataattatttatattactCTGAACTAAAcggctgaaattttttttgagattattTCTGGTTCGGTTAAAATTGACTGGGTGGTTCATTGCCattaaaaaacagaaaagaaccatttcttcttcttggtgTGTCTGTAAGTCATTTttagcctttttttttaaaaaacatttatGCGCAAGTGTGTGTTTTTTTGGGGTCTTCCTTCGGGAGTATCTTTCGTGTTGATTAATTTGGTATTAAAATTTGTTCTGCTGACTGTAGTTGTAAAACGTCTTCCATATCCTCATATATGGAATCAAACAACATTAATTATGTCGTGTAGAATATTATAATAGTTAGAATATTAGACGAGTGAAATCGGCAGGTTGACTGTTATCTTTGACTGCTGTTATTCTATAAGAAAGGAATTTAGGTTTTCGTCGTCTAACTTCTCCATTTTTGTGGCGCATATCATATCGCAGGCTGGGTAATGATTTTCCTTCAAATGAAAATTCTGGATTATTGAGATGTGCAGTCTGTCAGGTGGATCAAGCCCCAGCTGAAGGTTTGCCAGTGAACTCTGGTACATTTTTTTCACCTCCGCCAAAGGCATGGGAAGGTCCGTACTTGTGCACAAACTGTCAAAAAAAGAAGGATGCCATGGAAGGAAAAAGGGCCAGACCTGGAGTGACCTCGTAGATTTTTATCTGGTAGCAGAGTATATGTTAATATAATTCATTTTCTTTGGcagtgtgagcatgcttgatttTACTTCGTGACGGTAATACGCGTAAGAAATGAGGTAGAGTTGGTACAGAGTAGGGTTTTGCTTTCCAATCGTTTGTGCCAGTTCTGGTTTGTGCTCCGCTGTTCTAGTGACTGACGGAACGAACTGCCATCTGATAGATATGCTTGTGATGGTTTGATTGCTAACAGCTTGAATATGTAATTACGAACAAAGATTTATTGGTGCTGTGTTTATTGTGgctgctttatatatatatatatgcctaatTGGCTAATCCTAGTACATAATTTCTTACCCTCTAATTTACAACAAAATCATGTTAAGCATATTTGCTCTATGGTTTCTTGTGAGTTGGATCACCAGTTGTGGTTTTTAAGTTATGACTCTGGTATCTTGATACGTTAACCAGTAGCTTACATATTAAACTGTTGATTGGAGGGGGTGTGGTGGTGTGATCATCGCAAAGGAACAGAGGGACAAGAACGGAGGCCCACAACCTCGGCCTAGCTCTTTATTTATATTAACATTAAATATCCTGAAGAAATGGACTATTGAGTCCAGTACGGCCCATTTCCCCCTCCTATCGGCCCAATCATTGCTGTCGGCCTGTCTCCAATTTTCTCTGCCGTCCAGCCCGAGAGAGTAGTAACAGGCTTTCTTCTTTGTCTAATAATTGGGTTTCCTGTAACAATTGGGCCTGGACCAGTCATATACCTGGGCTGTGGAGGTGAAGCAAGAAGCCTAGCCTTATAATATTATCCCATTGCAGACTTTTCCTTAACTTGCTGTTTATAGGGACTTCACAAAACGAACAGGTTTCTTTGGGAATTTTTCAAATCCCACCACAAAAACAAATGGGGCGGGCCCCACATTCCCACCTCTTTTTCTTTGACTATCAAGTTCAAGGGGTATTAATGTATTAACACCTTGACAATCTGTGTTAAAATCAACAGTTGTGAAGGGGGTAGGATGAGGATGGGACGGAAGTGGGGTGAGTTATTCCAAGAAACTAAGAACATAAGCAGCAATACCAACAGAATTGGAACAAAGGCATGAGGAACATTTCACATGCCCCACCTCAAGCTCAGGCAAGCCTGATACAGTTATCTTGAGATTGAAGTAAAAGCAAAAACAAGGGAACAACCATGATGAACACACAGAAAAATTTAAGTGGCTGATTCTAATGCATATAGATCAATGCCAGAAGTTAACAAGTACCAGTATGCATCACAACTGCAGTAATCAGCACCCCAAATTTAAAATCAAGCACGAGGAATCCACTGAAGCTCAACGCCATAATTCCACGAATCAATGGGTTCTTCAGGCATCATGTCTACTACAGAAGTATAAGCAGTGCAGCCTCCAACCCTTACTCTAATTCTATGCGCGTTCATTGATACATCTTTCAAGTAATGGCAACAAAGTGTACCTTTACAGCCACTTCCCTCCCTCACTTCCTCAAACAGCCTACAAACGCTGTTTGAAGAGCAGTTCATTGGAGACAAAAGTATTGAATCAGAACAGTTCAATAACATGACA
Coding sequences:
- the LOC120009839 gene encoding probable protein phosphatase 2C 5; translated protein: MSQAEVSRMKPPLVPLATLIGREMRNEKVEKPFIKFGQAGLAKKGEDYFLIKVDCQRIPGNPSTSFSVFAILDGHNGISAAIFVKENLLSNVLSAIPQGISREKWLQALPRALVAGFVKTDIEFQQKGETSGTTVTFVVIDGWTVTVASVGDSRCILDTQGGVVSLLTVDHRLEENAEERERVTASGGEVGRLNVFGGSEVGPLRCWPGGLCLSRSIGDPDVGEFIVPIPHVKQVKLSNAGGRLIIASDGIWDTLSSDVAAKSCRGLPAELAAKLVVKEALRSRGLKDDTTCLVVDIIPSDYLVLPATPRKKQNVFSSLIFGKRPQKSLNKTNKMSAVGVVEELFEEGSAILVERLGNDFPSNENSGLLRCAVCQVDQAPAEGLPVNSGTFFSPPPKAWEGPYLCTNCQKKKDAMEGKRARPGVTS